Proteins encoded by one window of Oreochromis niloticus isolate F11D_XX linkage group LG17, O_niloticus_UMD_NMBU, whole genome shotgun sequence:
- the znf800b gene encoding zinc finger protein 800b isoform X1, with product MRLQVYAGSERVGQQASLGSMVKAQKSAGRKSSNCPRRQSGVQPEMEGGQLHSDTQHQQVQPRRGDQCSDQLHLQTSASAEALPVKWDQKETPVDVQERGNSAGQHQGKPLWKPIPPLLPEPHRNSTTETRDQSCQTEEQLLQTSACKHGQNTGLCVEPGDPPLLQQPLQTSKSGIQQIIECFRSGTSQLKHMLLREVDTIFECKLCRSLFRGLPNLITHKEYYCLSRLPESDGSSGDDRQSVAMKDLLDAIYPRADRPDYVVRLEPIQTTTKAVFQYLTTEEELARFPSHTPSARESPVNWEGESMEGVENNQANQTGGPESHNSPGHNQGQRRWEPEEEAKEEQPPPEDEGSNSGVEDVTISCCLCGQDFNSRRSIRRHCRKMHQTKLEELRKFTETRTVPTSLLSMVKGRPRTLSTPTGKSCPVCLKTFATKANVRRHFDEVHRGLRRDTITPSIASRPGQPFSLEVTPPRKSSNASPTRGHSSKSTPVNSKTSSSNQNQAKPQTQLPASTQANSASCRCTLCKRNYSSQLMLKRHMRIVHKIYSMKSNKSSSTATSTAAAATSNSSSTNLSVSNNVRVKEEAVEPSDEEDDEDIDSSPAPSPSDSTGTAKEVSVAHNATKVKEEEAPSSPKMTSLSSSSSSRGGNACSGSMAAKMTKLSVGFDFKQLFCKLCKRQFSSRQNLTKHIELHTDGNDIFIKFYRCPLCRYESRRKRDVLRHVTVVHKKSSTYLAKIMPKLESRAVKRLAEVVLNNSNKRTGSSVKEEVNGRHASSSSSPSPPVTRKQECSTTGSTASSASSSSAPPPAPITRKQQELSSTVFTPSPPVTRKQERQQTHQHRPISPPLTRRSEKHTHQRNNSSSSTNTTTTTTTSSSPSNQTPHTRRHEAQSESSTGTSSTEVRVTKNFSLHACDQCGRAFAKKLYLESHKRSHRNATTAAASRRKGVSTRSKSLVW from the exons Atgag GTTACAGGTGTATGCTGGTAGTGAACGTGTGGGGCAGCAGGCCAGTCTTGGCAGCATGGTGAAGGCCCAGAAGTCAGCTGGGAGGAAGAGCTCTAACTGTCCCCGCAGACAG AGTGGTGTTCAGCCAGAGATGGAGGGAGGCCAACTCCATTCGGACACCCAACATCAACAGGTGCAACCCAGACGTGGAGATCAGTGCTCTGATCAACTCCATCTTCAGACCTCTGCTTCAGCTGAGGCGCTGCCGGTGAAATGGGACCAGAAGGAAACTCCAGTGGATGTTCAGGAAAGGGGCAACTCTGCTGGACAGCACCAGGGTAAGCCTCTGTGGAAGCCCATTCCCCCTCTACTGCCTGAGCCTCATAGGAACAGTACCACTGAGACCAGGGACCAGAGCTGCCAGACTGAGGAGCAGCTTCTGCAGACCAGTGCCTGCAAACATGGTCAGAACACAG gtCTCTGTGTGGAGCCGGGTGATCCTCCTCTGCTCCAGCAGCCTCTGCAGACCTCCAAGTCTGGGATTCAGCAGATAATTGAATGCTTCCGTTCTG GCACCAGCCAGCTAAAACACATGCTGCTAAGGGAGGTGGACACCATCTTTGAGTGTAAACTGTGCCGCAGTCTGTTCAGAGGCCTGCCCAACCTCATCACACATAAGGAGTACTATTGCCTATCACGCCTGCCTGAATCTGATG GTTCATCAGGTGATGACAGGCAGAGTGTCGCCATGAAGGATTTACTGGATGCTATCTATCCACGAGCCGATCGGCCAGATTACGTAGTCCGACTGGAGCCCATTCAGACCACTACCAAGGCTGTGTTTCAGTACCTCaccacagaggaggagctggctCGATTTCCATCACACACACCCAG TGCCAGAGAGAGTCCAGTAAATTGGGAAGGAGAATCGATGGAAGGTGTGGAGAATAACCAGGCAAACCAGACAGGTGGACCAGAAAGCCACAACAGCCCAGGACACAACCAGGGACAGAGGAGATGGGAGCCTGAAGAGGAGGCTAAAGAGGAGCAGCCACCGCCTGAGGATGAGGGGTCCAACAGTGGG GTTGAAGATGTGACAATCTCCTGTTGTCTTTGCGGTCAAGACTTCAACTCGCGCCGCAGCATCAGACGCCACTGCCGCAAAATGCACCAGACAAAACTTGAGGAACTCAGAAAGTTTACAGAGACACGCACAGTTCCTACGAGCCTGCTGTCCATGGTGAAAG GTCGGCCGAGGACCCTCAGCACACCAACTGGAAAATCATGCCCAGTGTGCCTCAAAACCTTCGCTACCAAAGCTAATGTGCGACGCCACTTTGATGAGGTGCATCGTGGTCTGCGAAGGGACACCATCACACCCAGCATCGCCTCACGCCCCGGTCAGCCCTTCTCACTGGAAGTCACGCCTCCCAGAAAGAGCAGCAATGCCTCGCCAACACGTGGCCACAGCTCCAAGTCCACCCCTGTGAACTCTAAAACATCATCTTCAAACCAAAACCAAGCCAAACCTCAGACTCAGCTCCCAGCCTCGACACAGGCAAACTCGGCATCATGCCGCTGCACGCTCTGCAAGAGGAATTACAGCTCACAG CTCATGTTGAAGAGGCACATGCGTATAGTCCACAAGATATACAGCATGAAAAGCAACAAGTCTTCTAGTACAGCAACGTCCACCGCTGCAGCAGCCACTtctaacagcagcagcactaaCTTGTCTGTCAGCAACAATGTCAGGGTTAAGGAGGAAGCAGTGGAGCCCTCGGATGAAGAAGACGACGAGGACATCGACAGCAGTCCAGCACCTTCTCCTAGTGACAGCACTGGCACAGCTAAAGAAGTTTCTGTGGCACACAATGCCACGAAGGTGAAGGAGGAAGAGGCCCCGTCAAGCCCAAAAATgacatcattatcatcatcatcatcctcccgTGGGGGAAACGCGTGTAGTGGCAGCATGGCCGCCAAAATGACGAAACTGTCAGTGGGCTTTGACTTTAAGCAGCTCTTCTGCAAGCTCTGCAAACGACAGTTCAGCTCACGTCAGAACTTAACAAAACACATTGAGCTGCACACAGACGGCAACGACATCTTCATTAAGTTCTACCGCTGCCCGCTCTGTCGCTACGAGTCTCGTCGCAAGCGCGACGTCTTGCGTCACGTGACCGTAGTTCACAAGAAGTCATCCACGTACCTTGCCAAGATCATGCCCAAACTGGAGAGCAGGGCAGTGAAGAGGCTAGCAGAGGTAGTCCTCAACAATTCGAACAAGAGGACAGGCAGCAGCGTCAAAGAGGAAGTGAATGGACGTCACGCTTCGTCGTCTTCCTCCCCCTCACCTCCCGTCACTCGCAAGCAAGAGTGCTCCACAACTGGCTCAACAGCCTCTtcagcctcctcttcctccgccCCACCTCCAGCCCCCATCACTCGTAAACAACAGGAGCTGTCGTCGACGGTCTTCACCCCGTCCCCTCCCGTCACCCGTAAGCAAGAGAGACAGCAGACCCATCAGCACCGCCCCATCAGCCCCCCGCTGACCCGTCGCAgcgaaaaacacacacaccaacgcaacaactcctcctcctccaccaacaccaccaccaccaccaccacctcttccTCACCCAGCAACCAAACCCCACACACGCGGCGACATGAGGCCCAGTCAGAGAGCAGCACGGGGACATCGTCCACTGAAGTCAGAGTGACAAAGAATTTCTCCCTTCACGCTTGTGACCAGTGTGGACGGGCCTTTGCTAAGAAG CTGTACCTGGAGTCACATAAGCGAAGCCATCGTAACGCAACGACAGCAGCAGCCAGCAGGAGGAAAGGAGTCAGCACCCGCTCCAAATCCCTGGTCTGGTGA
- the znf800b gene encoding zinc finger protein 800b isoform X5, translating into MRLQVYAGSERVGQQASLGSMVKAQKSAGRKSSNCPRRQSGVQPEMEGGQLHSDTQHQQVQPRRGDQCSDQLHLQTSASAEALPVKWDQKETPVDVQERGNSAGQHQGLCVEPGDPPLLQQPLQTSKSGIQQIIECFRSGTSQLKHMLLREVDTIFECKLCRSLFRGLPNLITHKEYYCLSRLPESDGSSGDDRQSVAMKDLLDAIYPRADRPDYVVRLEPIQTTTKAVFQYLTTEEELARFPSHTPSARESPVNWEGESMEGVENNQANQTGGPESHNSPGHNQGQRRWEPEEEAKEEQPPPEDEGSNSGVEDVTISCCLCGQDFNSRRSIRRHCRKMHQTKLEELRKFTETRTVPTSLLSMVKGRPRTLSTPTGKSCPVCLKTFATKANVRRHFDEVHRGLRRDTITPSIASRPGQPFSLEVTPPRKSSNASPTRGHSSKSTPVNSKTSSSNQNQAKPQTQLPASTQANSASCRCTLCKRNYSSQLMLKRHMRIVHKIYSMKSNKSSSTATSTAAAATSNSSSTNLSVSNNVRVKEEAVEPSDEEDDEDIDSSPAPSPSDSTGTAKEVSVAHNATKVKEEEAPSSPKMTSLSSSSSSRGGNACSGSMAAKMTKLSVGFDFKQLFCKLCKRQFSSRQNLTKHIELHTDGNDIFIKFYRCPLCRYESRRKRDVLRHVTVVHKKSSTYLAKIMPKLESRAVKRLAEVVLNNSNKRTGSSVKEEVNGRHASSSSSPSPPVTRKQECSTTGSTASSASSSSAPPPAPITRKQQELSSTVFTPSPPVTRKQERQQTHQHRPISPPLTRRSEKHTHQRNNSSSSTNTTTTTTTSSSPSNQTPHTRRHEAQSESSTGTSSTEVRVTKNFSLHACDQCGRAFAKKLYLESHKRSHRNATTAAASRRKGVSTRSKSLVW; encoded by the exons Atgag GTTACAGGTGTATGCTGGTAGTGAACGTGTGGGGCAGCAGGCCAGTCTTGGCAGCATGGTGAAGGCCCAGAAGTCAGCTGGGAGGAAGAGCTCTAACTGTCCCCGCAGACAG AGTGGTGTTCAGCCAGAGATGGAGGGAGGCCAACTCCATTCGGACACCCAACATCAACAGGTGCAACCCAGACGTGGAGATCAGTGCTCTGATCAACTCCATCTTCAGACCTCTGCTTCAGCTGAGGCGCTGCCGGTGAAATGGGACCAGAAGGAAACTCCAGTGGATGTTCAGGAAAGGGGCAACTCTGCTGGACAGCACCAGG gtCTCTGTGTGGAGCCGGGTGATCCTCCTCTGCTCCAGCAGCCTCTGCAGACCTCCAAGTCTGGGATTCAGCAGATAATTGAATGCTTCCGTTCTG GCACCAGCCAGCTAAAACACATGCTGCTAAGGGAGGTGGACACCATCTTTGAGTGTAAACTGTGCCGCAGTCTGTTCAGAGGCCTGCCCAACCTCATCACACATAAGGAGTACTATTGCCTATCACGCCTGCCTGAATCTGATG GTTCATCAGGTGATGACAGGCAGAGTGTCGCCATGAAGGATTTACTGGATGCTATCTATCCACGAGCCGATCGGCCAGATTACGTAGTCCGACTGGAGCCCATTCAGACCACTACCAAGGCTGTGTTTCAGTACCTCaccacagaggaggagctggctCGATTTCCATCACACACACCCAG TGCCAGAGAGAGTCCAGTAAATTGGGAAGGAGAATCGATGGAAGGTGTGGAGAATAACCAGGCAAACCAGACAGGTGGACCAGAAAGCCACAACAGCCCAGGACACAACCAGGGACAGAGGAGATGGGAGCCTGAAGAGGAGGCTAAAGAGGAGCAGCCACCGCCTGAGGATGAGGGGTCCAACAGTGGG GTTGAAGATGTGACAATCTCCTGTTGTCTTTGCGGTCAAGACTTCAACTCGCGCCGCAGCATCAGACGCCACTGCCGCAAAATGCACCAGACAAAACTTGAGGAACTCAGAAAGTTTACAGAGACACGCACAGTTCCTACGAGCCTGCTGTCCATGGTGAAAG GTCGGCCGAGGACCCTCAGCACACCAACTGGAAAATCATGCCCAGTGTGCCTCAAAACCTTCGCTACCAAAGCTAATGTGCGACGCCACTTTGATGAGGTGCATCGTGGTCTGCGAAGGGACACCATCACACCCAGCATCGCCTCACGCCCCGGTCAGCCCTTCTCACTGGAAGTCACGCCTCCCAGAAAGAGCAGCAATGCCTCGCCAACACGTGGCCACAGCTCCAAGTCCACCCCTGTGAACTCTAAAACATCATCTTCAAACCAAAACCAAGCCAAACCTCAGACTCAGCTCCCAGCCTCGACACAGGCAAACTCGGCATCATGCCGCTGCACGCTCTGCAAGAGGAATTACAGCTCACAG CTCATGTTGAAGAGGCACATGCGTATAGTCCACAAGATATACAGCATGAAAAGCAACAAGTCTTCTAGTACAGCAACGTCCACCGCTGCAGCAGCCACTtctaacagcagcagcactaaCTTGTCTGTCAGCAACAATGTCAGGGTTAAGGAGGAAGCAGTGGAGCCCTCGGATGAAGAAGACGACGAGGACATCGACAGCAGTCCAGCACCTTCTCCTAGTGACAGCACTGGCACAGCTAAAGAAGTTTCTGTGGCACACAATGCCACGAAGGTGAAGGAGGAAGAGGCCCCGTCAAGCCCAAAAATgacatcattatcatcatcatcatcctcccgTGGGGGAAACGCGTGTAGTGGCAGCATGGCCGCCAAAATGACGAAACTGTCAGTGGGCTTTGACTTTAAGCAGCTCTTCTGCAAGCTCTGCAAACGACAGTTCAGCTCACGTCAGAACTTAACAAAACACATTGAGCTGCACACAGACGGCAACGACATCTTCATTAAGTTCTACCGCTGCCCGCTCTGTCGCTACGAGTCTCGTCGCAAGCGCGACGTCTTGCGTCACGTGACCGTAGTTCACAAGAAGTCATCCACGTACCTTGCCAAGATCATGCCCAAACTGGAGAGCAGGGCAGTGAAGAGGCTAGCAGAGGTAGTCCTCAACAATTCGAACAAGAGGACAGGCAGCAGCGTCAAAGAGGAAGTGAATGGACGTCACGCTTCGTCGTCTTCCTCCCCCTCACCTCCCGTCACTCGCAAGCAAGAGTGCTCCACAACTGGCTCAACAGCCTCTtcagcctcctcttcctccgccCCACCTCCAGCCCCCATCACTCGTAAACAACAGGAGCTGTCGTCGACGGTCTTCACCCCGTCCCCTCCCGTCACCCGTAAGCAAGAGAGACAGCAGACCCATCAGCACCGCCCCATCAGCCCCCCGCTGACCCGTCGCAgcgaaaaacacacacaccaacgcaacaactcctcctcctccaccaacaccaccaccaccaccaccacctcttccTCACCCAGCAACCAAACCCCACACACGCGGCGACATGAGGCCCAGTCAGAGAGCAGCACGGGGACATCGTCCACTGAAGTCAGAGTGACAAAGAATTTCTCCCTTCACGCTTGTGACCAGTGTGGACGGGCCTTTGCTAAGAAG CTGTACCTGGAGTCACATAAGCGAAGCCATCGTAACGCAACGACAGCAGCAGCCAGCAGGAGGAAAGGAGTCAGCACCCGCTCCAAATCCCTGGTCTGGTGA
- the znf800b gene encoding zinc finger protein 800b isoform X3, whose amino-acid sequence MVMFPSLSLGCSGVQPEMEGGQLHSDTQHQQVQPRRGDQCSDQLHLQTSASAEALPVKWDQKETPVDVQERGNSAGQHQGKPLWKPIPPLLPEPHRNSTTETRDQSCQTEEQLLQTSACKHGQNTGLCVEPGDPPLLQQPLQTSKSGIQQIIECFRSGTSQLKHMLLREVDTIFECKLCRSLFRGLPNLITHKEYYCLSRLPESDGSSGDDRQSVAMKDLLDAIYPRADRPDYVVRLEPIQTTTKAVFQYLTTEEELARFPSHTPSARESPVNWEGESMEGVENNQANQTGGPESHNSPGHNQGQRRWEPEEEAKEEQPPPEDEGSNSGVEDVTISCCLCGQDFNSRRSIRRHCRKMHQTKLEELRKFTETRTVPTSLLSMVKGRPRTLSTPTGKSCPVCLKTFATKANVRRHFDEVHRGLRRDTITPSIASRPGQPFSLEVTPPRKSSNASPTRGHSSKSTPVNSKTSSSNQNQAKPQTQLPASTQANSASCRCTLCKRNYSSQLMLKRHMRIVHKIYSMKSNKSSSTATSTAAAATSNSSSTNLSVSNNVRVKEEAVEPSDEEDDEDIDSSPAPSPSDSTGTAKEVSVAHNATKVKEEEAPSSPKMTSLSSSSSSRGGNACSGSMAAKMTKLSVGFDFKQLFCKLCKRQFSSRQNLTKHIELHTDGNDIFIKFYRCPLCRYESRRKRDVLRHVTVVHKKSSTYLAKIMPKLESRAVKRLAEVVLNNSNKRTGSSVKEEVNGRHASSSSSPSPPVTRKQECSTTGSTASSASSSSAPPPAPITRKQQELSSTVFTPSPPVTRKQERQQTHQHRPISPPLTRRSEKHTHQRNNSSSSTNTTTTTTTSSSPSNQTPHTRRHEAQSESSTGTSSTEVRVTKNFSLHACDQCGRAFAKKLYLESHKRSHRNATTAAASRRKGVSTRSKSLVW is encoded by the exons ATGGTTATGTTTCCATCGCTCTCCCTGGGATGC AGTGGTGTTCAGCCAGAGATGGAGGGAGGCCAACTCCATTCGGACACCCAACATCAACAGGTGCAACCCAGACGTGGAGATCAGTGCTCTGATCAACTCCATCTTCAGACCTCTGCTTCAGCTGAGGCGCTGCCGGTGAAATGGGACCAGAAGGAAACTCCAGTGGATGTTCAGGAAAGGGGCAACTCTGCTGGACAGCACCAGGGTAAGCCTCTGTGGAAGCCCATTCCCCCTCTACTGCCTGAGCCTCATAGGAACAGTACCACTGAGACCAGGGACCAGAGCTGCCAGACTGAGGAGCAGCTTCTGCAGACCAGTGCCTGCAAACATGGTCAGAACACAG gtCTCTGTGTGGAGCCGGGTGATCCTCCTCTGCTCCAGCAGCCTCTGCAGACCTCCAAGTCTGGGATTCAGCAGATAATTGAATGCTTCCGTTCTG GCACCAGCCAGCTAAAACACATGCTGCTAAGGGAGGTGGACACCATCTTTGAGTGTAAACTGTGCCGCAGTCTGTTCAGAGGCCTGCCCAACCTCATCACACATAAGGAGTACTATTGCCTATCACGCCTGCCTGAATCTGATG GTTCATCAGGTGATGACAGGCAGAGTGTCGCCATGAAGGATTTACTGGATGCTATCTATCCACGAGCCGATCGGCCAGATTACGTAGTCCGACTGGAGCCCATTCAGACCACTACCAAGGCTGTGTTTCAGTACCTCaccacagaggaggagctggctCGATTTCCATCACACACACCCAG TGCCAGAGAGAGTCCAGTAAATTGGGAAGGAGAATCGATGGAAGGTGTGGAGAATAACCAGGCAAACCAGACAGGTGGACCAGAAAGCCACAACAGCCCAGGACACAACCAGGGACAGAGGAGATGGGAGCCTGAAGAGGAGGCTAAAGAGGAGCAGCCACCGCCTGAGGATGAGGGGTCCAACAGTGGG GTTGAAGATGTGACAATCTCCTGTTGTCTTTGCGGTCAAGACTTCAACTCGCGCCGCAGCATCAGACGCCACTGCCGCAAAATGCACCAGACAAAACTTGAGGAACTCAGAAAGTTTACAGAGACACGCACAGTTCCTACGAGCCTGCTGTCCATGGTGAAAG GTCGGCCGAGGACCCTCAGCACACCAACTGGAAAATCATGCCCAGTGTGCCTCAAAACCTTCGCTACCAAAGCTAATGTGCGACGCCACTTTGATGAGGTGCATCGTGGTCTGCGAAGGGACACCATCACACCCAGCATCGCCTCACGCCCCGGTCAGCCCTTCTCACTGGAAGTCACGCCTCCCAGAAAGAGCAGCAATGCCTCGCCAACACGTGGCCACAGCTCCAAGTCCACCCCTGTGAACTCTAAAACATCATCTTCAAACCAAAACCAAGCCAAACCTCAGACTCAGCTCCCAGCCTCGACACAGGCAAACTCGGCATCATGCCGCTGCACGCTCTGCAAGAGGAATTACAGCTCACAG CTCATGTTGAAGAGGCACATGCGTATAGTCCACAAGATATACAGCATGAAAAGCAACAAGTCTTCTAGTACAGCAACGTCCACCGCTGCAGCAGCCACTtctaacagcagcagcactaaCTTGTCTGTCAGCAACAATGTCAGGGTTAAGGAGGAAGCAGTGGAGCCCTCGGATGAAGAAGACGACGAGGACATCGACAGCAGTCCAGCACCTTCTCCTAGTGACAGCACTGGCACAGCTAAAGAAGTTTCTGTGGCACACAATGCCACGAAGGTGAAGGAGGAAGAGGCCCCGTCAAGCCCAAAAATgacatcattatcatcatcatcatcctcccgTGGGGGAAACGCGTGTAGTGGCAGCATGGCCGCCAAAATGACGAAACTGTCAGTGGGCTTTGACTTTAAGCAGCTCTTCTGCAAGCTCTGCAAACGACAGTTCAGCTCACGTCAGAACTTAACAAAACACATTGAGCTGCACACAGACGGCAACGACATCTTCATTAAGTTCTACCGCTGCCCGCTCTGTCGCTACGAGTCTCGTCGCAAGCGCGACGTCTTGCGTCACGTGACCGTAGTTCACAAGAAGTCATCCACGTACCTTGCCAAGATCATGCCCAAACTGGAGAGCAGGGCAGTGAAGAGGCTAGCAGAGGTAGTCCTCAACAATTCGAACAAGAGGACAGGCAGCAGCGTCAAAGAGGAAGTGAATGGACGTCACGCTTCGTCGTCTTCCTCCCCCTCACCTCCCGTCACTCGCAAGCAAGAGTGCTCCACAACTGGCTCAACAGCCTCTtcagcctcctcttcctccgccCCACCTCCAGCCCCCATCACTCGTAAACAACAGGAGCTGTCGTCGACGGTCTTCACCCCGTCCCCTCCCGTCACCCGTAAGCAAGAGAGACAGCAGACCCATCAGCACCGCCCCATCAGCCCCCCGCTGACCCGTCGCAgcgaaaaacacacacaccaacgcaacaactcctcctcctccaccaacaccaccaccaccaccaccacctcttccTCACCCAGCAACCAAACCCCACACACGCGGCGACATGAGGCCCAGTCAGAGAGCAGCACGGGGACATCGTCCACTGAAGTCAGAGTGACAAAGAATTTCTCCCTTCACGCTTGTGACCAGTGTGGACGGGCCTTTGCTAAGAAG CTGTACCTGGAGTCACATAAGCGAAGCCATCGTAACGCAACGACAGCAGCAGCCAGCAGGAGGAAAGGAGTCAGCACCCGCTCCAAATCCCTGGTCTGGTGA